The Methanobrevibacter millerae genome window below encodes:
- a CDS encoding universal stress protein, which yields MYKKILVPTDGSEFAKKAQLHALFLAKVTGAEIIALSVSENHFINGISTTDEVEQLNQILNDRCKRDLKEFEDMNEEDIKITSIIREGSPANSILEVASEESVDLIVVGSSGKSGFDRFILGSVSDKVVNAAKCPVLVVH from the coding sequence ATGTACAAAAAGATTTTAGTTCCAACAGACGGGTCTGAATTTGCAAAAAAAGCCCAATTACATGCTTTATTTTTAGCTAAAGTAACTGGAGCTGAAATTATTGCATTAAGCGTATCTGAAAATCATTTTATCAATGGAATTTCCACCACTGATGAAGTAGAACAATTAAATCAAATATTAAATGATCGATGTAAAAGAGACTTAAAGGAATTTGAAGATATGAATGAAGAAGATATTAAAATAACTTCAATTATCAGGGAAGGTTCTCCTGCAAATTCTATTTTGGAGGTTGCTTCTGAGGAAAGTGTTGATTTGATTGTTGTTGGCAGTTCCGGTAAATCTGGTTTTGATAGATTTATTTTGGGAAGCGTTAGTGACAAAGTCGTTAATGCCGCTAAATGTCCTGTTTTAGTTGTACATTAA
- a CDS encoding CBS domain-containing protein, translating into MLVKRVMSKKVVSVSVPGSREKVLDLMRKENKAVLPVVKDDTKHLVGVVTRSDLINNPDEEQIAMLMSRNLIVASPDEDVKDVAKRMIESNVRRIPVVNDDGDLVGIITSFDLVSQALTKLDIDDAVENYMITTVPTTWDKAPLNVAFESMKQFGLKSILAIDDDAQLSGILTETDFIAESEIISERSEHSSTVGTEGDKWSWDSTSVLYIEKNRLKFTDKVVGDVAIGNVEVANSKTKVSDCAKKMKTLNIEQIPVIGVEGDLVGLVRASDLIKALVE; encoded by the coding sequence ATGTTAGTAAAAAGAGTAATGTCTAAAAAAGTTGTTAGCGTATCCGTTCCGGGTAGCCGAGAAAAAGTTTTAGACTTGATGAGAAAAGAAAATAAAGCGGTTCTTCCGGTCGTTAAAGACGATACCAAACATTTGGTTGGCGTTGTGACCCGTTCAGATTTAATCAATAATCCTGATGAAGAACAAATCGCAATGTTGATGAGTAGAAATCTTATAGTCGCAAGTCCTGATGAGGACGTTAAGGATGTAGCTAAAAGAATGATTGAAAGTAATGTAAGAAGAATTCCTGTAGTCAATGATGATGGTGATTTAGTTGGAATTATTACTTCATTTGACCTGGTGTCTCAAGCTTTAACAAAACTCGATATTGATGACGCAGTTGAAAATTATATGATTACAACCGTTCCTACCACATGGGATAAGGCTCCTTTGAATGTTGCTTTTGAATCCATGAAACAGTTCGGCCTCAAGTCTATTTTGGCAATTGATGATGATGCCCAATTATCAGGAATCTTAACCGAGACTGATTTCATTGCCGAAAGTGAAATCATTTCCGAGAGAAGTGAACACAGTTCCACTGTCGGTACTGAAGGTGACAAATGGTCCTGGGACAGTACTTCCGTATTGTACATTGAGAAAAACCGTTTGAAATTCACCGATAAGGTTGTCGGCGATGTTGCTATCGGCAATGTTGAAGTAGCTAATTCTAAAACTAAAGTTTCCGATTGCGCTAAAAAAATGAAAACATTGAATATTGAGCAAATTCCGGTCATCGGTGTTGAAGGAGACCTTGTGGGTCTTGTAAGGGCCAGTGACTTAATTAAGGCTTTAGTTGAATAA